In Bacillus sp. KH172YL63, one genomic interval encodes:
- a CDS encoding DUF4181 domain-containing protein, which produces MNSFLQFFTYLIVSMGLFFLIERLIRKKWNICSPYKNGLQGVNSIHIWGKRTLWAVFFLNTVIVRSVWINFSIIMVLCLFDIFMEWKFNTERKEYMISIVGLVFFIAFVSVGYTFDWLL; this is translated from the coding sequence ATGAACTCATTTTTACAGTTTTTCACTTATTTGATCGTCTCGATGGGCTTATTCTTTCTAATCGAAAGGTTGATAAGAAAAAAGTGGAATATCTGCTCACCTTATAAAAATGGTTTACAGGGGGTCAATTCCATCCATATATGGGGAAAGAGGACCTTATGGGCTGTTTTTTTTCTTAATACGGTCATTGTCCGCTCGGTGTGGATTAATTTCTCCATCATAATGGTGCTGTGTTTGTTTGATATTTTCATGGAATGGAAATTCAACACTGAGCGTAAGGAATATATGATTTCAATCGTCGGGCTTGTCTTCTTCATTGCTTTTGTTTCTGTCGGCTATACATTTGATTGGCTTTTATAA
- a CDS encoding DmpA family aminopeptidase encodes MASSVRIRDYGVEIGKLRTGVTNSISDVEGVTVGQVTLSDGDKQTGVTAILPHQGNLFREKLIASSHVINGFGKTMGLMQINELGTLESPIVLTNTFGIGTAADALIQYMLNRNPEIGRTTGTFNPVVCECNDMFLNDIRAGFVTVEDVHHALETTGKTVEEGTVGAGTGMLCYSLKGGIGTASRLMEFEHGTYTMGVLVLTNFGILSDLTVNGKHVGEDLKKAILQKHEEQDKGSIIVIAATDLPLSERQLNRIIKRSVTGLSRTGSTITTGSGEVVIGFSTATKIPHERTSQCLTLPMIHEEDIDLAFRAIGEATEEAVLNSLITATSVVGRDGNERPALKDLIGEFGIKLT; translated from the coding sequence ATGGCATCGTCTGTACGGATCAGGGATTATGGGGTGGAGATTGGGAAATTACGAACGGGTGTGACCAATTCAATCAGCGATGTGGAAGGGGTCACGGTCGGTCAGGTCACACTGAGCGACGGGGACAAACAAACCGGCGTCACCGCCATCCTTCCCCACCAGGGAAACCTATTCAGAGAAAAGTTAATTGCCTCAAGTCATGTAATCAACGGATTCGGAAAAACGATGGGACTGATGCAGATCAATGAACTGGGCACCCTTGAATCCCCGATCGTGCTCACCAATACATTTGGCATCGGAACGGCGGCAGATGCATTGATTCAATATATGCTGAATAGAAATCCTGAAATCGGGAGAACGACGGGTACATTCAATCCAGTCGTATGTGAATGCAATGATATGTTCTTAAATGATATCCGGGCCGGATTTGTGACGGTAGAAGATGTGCATCATGCATTGGAGACAACGGGCAAAACAGTAGAAGAAGGAACGGTCGGTGCCGGAACCGGCATGCTTTGTTATTCACTGAAAGGGGGAATCGGCACCGCGTCCAGGCTGATGGAATTTGAGCACGGTACTTATACGATGGGTGTGCTCGTGCTAACCAATTTCGGCATTCTCAGTGACCTCACAGTGAACGGGAAACACGTCGGAGAAGACCTCAAAAAAGCCATTCTCCAAAAGCACGAAGAACAGGACAAGGGTTCGATCATCGTCATCGCAGCTACAGATCTGCCTCTATCAGAAAGACAACTCAACCGTATCATCAAACGTTCTGTGACCGGATTATCAAGAACCGGCTCCACCATCACCACCGGAAGCGGGGAAGTGGTGATCGGATTCTCGACAGCCACCAAAATTCCCCATGAAAGAACGTCCCAGTGCCTCACTCTTCCAATGATCCACGAGGAAGACATAGACCTTGCATTCCGGGCGATCGGCGAAGCGACAGAGGAAGCTGTACTTAACTCTCTCATCACCGCCACATCGGTCGTGGGAAGGGATGGGAATGAGAGGCCTGCGTTGAAGGATTTGATTGGGGAGTTTGGGATTAAATTAACATAA
- a CDS encoding YjdJ family protein, with protein sequence MKYIIQYGTALIILAISSFSAWYEGSAIRDYPSEWKYTALYSKMMHGDVTTPGDISQLDHFIYAAKFHPFFPIFMALSMSYLLLISGVKYLKHRPNMRMSFFLILAAIHLLLFQLVSASPTAGGQTFTITFMILGMVHLLLAFMIYIRSKKEDRLEEDPILTK encoded by the coding sequence TTGAAGTACATCATTCAATACGGAACAGCCCTCATCATCCTAGCCATTTCAAGTTTTTCCGCATGGTACGAAGGCAGTGCGATCAGGGATTACCCCTCCGAGTGGAAGTACACGGCGCTATATTCAAAGATGATGCACGGTGATGTCACCACGCCCGGTGATATTTCACAGCTCGATCATTTTATTTATGCGGCGAAATTCCATCCGTTCTTTCCAATATTCATGGCCCTCAGCATGTCTTATCTTCTCCTTATAAGCGGCGTGAAGTACTTGAAGCATCGTCCCAACATGAGGATGTCTTTTTTCCTAATACTAGCGGCCATTCATCTCCTTCTTTTCCAATTGGTTTCTGCTTCACCAACAGCTGGTGGACAGACTTTCACCATCACTTTTATGATTTTGGGCATGGTTCATCTCTTACTTGCGTTTATGATTTATATTCGCAGTAAAAAAGAGGACCGGCTGGAGGAGGACCCTATTCTGACAAAATAA
- a CDS encoding glycerophosphodiester phosphodiesterase, with protein MVNVKRKVVLGTGLALSLLISPLSQVSAEERTIGDEKQVENVAHRGASGYAPENTLASFDLAVKMKADYIELDVQRSKDGELIVIHDTTVDRTTDGSGKVADLTLEELESLDAGSWKGEAFAGERLPTFEEVLDRYRGKIGIVIELKSPTLYPGIEEQVAEALKDHHLDTPQNDKIMLQSFDFESMKKMDELLPKVPVGVLAWDPATTTPEALEEISAYAEWYNPSYGIVTEEVVENVHSLDMQMASWTARSQEAVDFLYEMDVDAIITDYPDYVDPRKK; from the coding sequence ATGGTGAATGTGAAAAGGAAAGTCGTGTTGGGAACAGGGTTGGCATTAAGTTTATTGATCAGTCCATTGAGCCAGGTTTCTGCAGAGGAGCGGACAATTGGGGACGAAAAGCAGGTAGAGAATGTGGCCCACCGCGGGGCTTCAGGTTATGCGCCTGAAAATACGCTGGCAAGCTTTGATCTGGCAGTGAAAATGAAAGCTGATTATATTGAACTTGATGTGCAAAGAAGCAAGGACGGAGAATTGATCGTCATCCATGACACGACAGTGGACCGTACAACTGACGGGAGTGGAAAAGTAGCCGACCTGACCCTTGAGGAGCTTGAAAGTCTGGATGCTGGAAGCTGGAAAGGGGAAGCGTTCGCCGGAGAGCGTCTGCCCACATTCGAAGAAGTACTGGACCGTTATCGTGGTAAGATTGGGATTGTCATAGAATTAAAGTCTCCTACACTATATCCGGGCATTGAGGAACAGGTGGCTGAGGCATTGAAGGATCATCACCTGGACACCCCTCAAAACGATAAAATCATGCTGCAGTCATTTGATTTTGAATCAATGAAAAAAATGGACGAGCTGCTTCCGAAAGTACCTGTCGGTGTTCTGGCGTGGGACCCGGCAACGACAACACCTGAAGCGTTGGAGGAAATTTCTGCTTATGCAGAGTGGTACAACCCAAGTTACGGCATCGTCACCGAAGAGGTTGTCGAAAACGTTCATTCCCTTGATATGCAAATGGCATCCTGGACTGCACGCAGTCAGGAAGCAGTGGATTTCCTGTATGAGATGGATGTTGACGCCATCATCACCGATTATCCTGATTATGTGGATCCTAGGAAAAAATAA
- a CDS encoding DinB family protein, with protein sequence MNFEKNEAVQLLGRTPVTLHALLSGLGDGWLIANEGEGTWTPSQVIDHLIECEKTNWIPRIVSIIDSRGNRDFPPFDRDAHLTYPSSTIDQKLSEFTQLRMQNVERLNTLISCPEDLERTGIHPAFGEVKLSELLSTWVVHDLTHLSQIVRVMAERYREDVGPWEAYLGALKVGRNDV encoded by the coding sequence ATGAATTTTGAAAAAAATGAAGCGGTTCAGCTTCTCGGGCGGACGCCGGTTACATTGCATGCCCTGCTCTCCGGTTTGGGGGACGGCTGGCTGATTGCAAATGAAGGGGAAGGAACGTGGACACCATCCCAGGTAATCGATCACTTGATAGAATGTGAAAAAACCAACTGGATACCGAGAATCGTGTCCATCATAGACAGTAGGGGAAACAGGGATTTCCCGCCTTTTGACAGGGACGCACACCTCACCTATCCATCAAGCACAATCGATCAAAAGCTTTCTGAATTCACGCAGCTCCGCATGCAGAATGTTGAAAGATTAAACACGCTGATCTCTTGCCCTGAAGATCTGGAACGTACCGGAATCCATCCTGCCTTTGGGGAAGTGAAGCTCAGTGAACTGCTGTCCACATGGGTCGTCCATGATCTTACCCACCTGTCCCAGATCGTCAGGGTCATGGCAGAGAGGTATCGGGAGGATGTAGGTCCCTGGGAAGCTTATTTAGGGGCGTTGAAGGTAGGGCGCAACGATGTTTGA
- a CDS encoding DUF4083 domain-containing protein → MDIVFLIVVFSLLALSVVSFTLFIRRLVIGSKVSQMNHHASEEMNKKLDRIIELLEEKRPGS, encoded by the coding sequence ATGGATATCGTATTTTTAATCGTTGTTTTTTCTTTGCTTGCATTGAGCGTTGTATCATTTACCCTGTTCATCAGGAGACTTGTGATTGGCAGTAAAGTAAGCCAGATGAATCACCACGCATCAGAAGAAATGAACAAAAAACTGGACCGGATTATTGAACTGCTTGAAGAAAAAAGACCGGGATCATGA
- a CDS encoding DUF3953 domain-containing protein: protein MLKKFRMIFSTLTLLLALYGLISDHFEYIHIMIMFLGITMLLMGLEEFRKERKEKSVIFLLCSDWRFGCQSKGFYSPD from the coding sequence ATGCTGAAAAAGTTTCGGATGATCTTCTCGACTTTGACTTTACTGCTTGCGCTTTATGGCCTGATCAGTGATCACTTTGAGTACATACATATCATGATCATGTTTTTGGGCATCACCATGTTGCTCATGGGATTAGAAGAATTTCGTAAGGAACGAAAAGAGAAGAGTGTTATATTTTTACTCTGTTCGGATTGGCGGTTTGGGTGTCAATCAAAGGGTTTCTATTCACCTGATTAG
- a CDS encoding GNAT family N-acetyltransferase translates to MNTQWPIVQLRELALTDTEDRYQWCLDREVTKHLNMPEKYPPFTREETEAWISMSINKTNGYEQKAILTETGTHIGWIDLKNIDPLNKHAELGVAIGDKRYWGKGYGIAAMHHMLHWGFSELDLNKIWLRVEVDNEKAIKSYKRIGYIEEGILRQDRLRNGEYVDRLRMSMLRSEFLEIERV, encoded by the coding sequence ATGAATACGCAATGGCCAATCGTGCAACTAAGGGAACTGGCCCTTACAGACACCGAAGACCGTTATCAATGGTGCCTTGACCGGGAAGTGACCAAACATCTGAACATGCCTGAAAAATATCCCCCATTCACGAGGGAAGAAACCGAAGCCTGGATCTCCATGAGTATCAACAAAACCAATGGCTACGAACAAAAAGCCATCCTCACCGAAACAGGTACCCACATCGGCTGGATCGACCTGAAAAACATCGACCCCTTAAACAAACACGCAGAATTAGGTGTCGCAATCGGCGATAAACGCTATTGGGGAAAAGGATACGGAATCGCCGCCATGCACCACATGCTGCACTGGGGATTCAGCGAACTCGACCTGAACAAAATCTGGCTCAGGGTCGAAGTGGATAATGAAAAAGCCATCAAGTCCTACAAGCGGATCGGCTACATAGAAGAAGGGATTTTAAGACAAGACAGGCTGCGAAACGGTGAATATGTCGACCGATTGAGGATGAGTATGCTGAGAAGTGAGTTTTTAGAGATAGAGAGAGTGTGA
- a CDS encoding DUF817 domain-containing protein: protein MTAFTQLIRFGWQQALSCLFPVVIFSTLAITQIIPLPILPRYDWILLNCIGMQWMMLRSGLETKDELKVITVFHLIGLALELFKVQMGSWSYPEAGYSKIFGVPLYSGFMYASVASYLCQAWRRLRVELIHWPSPWAVIPLATAIYLNFFTHHYWIDLRWWLSLLVIVVFWRTWVTYEVGGTSYRMPLALSFVLIGFFIWVAENIATFFGAWEYPNQADAWSLVHLGKVSSWLLLVIVSFLIVASLKRVKASGSFSDQGKYKETPIKS from the coding sequence ATGACAGCATTCACACAACTCATACGTTTCGGCTGGCAGCAGGCACTGTCCTGTCTTTTTCCCGTCGTCATATTTTCAACGCTTGCCATCACACAAATCATCCCGCTTCCGATCCTTCCGCGCTACGACTGGATTCTGTTGAACTGCATCGGAATGCAGTGGATGATGCTCCGCTCCGGTCTCGAAACAAAGGACGAGCTGAAAGTGATCACAGTGTTTCATTTGATCGGCCTTGCACTGGAGCTGTTTAAGGTTCAAATGGGTTCCTGGTCTTATCCGGAAGCAGGATATTCAAAAATATTCGGTGTTCCCCTCTATAGCGGCTTCATGTACGCAAGTGTCGCGAGCTATCTGTGTCAGGCGTGGAGAAGGCTGCGGGTAGAACTGATTCACTGGCCATCCCCTTGGGCAGTCATTCCCCTTGCCACAGCCATCTACTTGAACTTTTTCACACACCATTATTGGATTGACCTGCGCTGGTGGTTATCGCTTCTGGTAATCGTCGTTTTCTGGAGGACATGGGTGACTTACGAAGTCGGAGGAACAAGCTACCGGATGCCACTCGCACTTTCCTTCGTGCTGATCGGCTTCTTCATTTGGGTTGCCGAAAATATCGCGACGTTCTTCGGCGCATGGGAATACCCGAATCAAGCCGATGCCTGGAGCCTCGTGCACCTCGGTAAAGTGAGTTCATGGCTGCTCCTCGTGATCGTCAGCTTCCTCATTGTAGCTTCACTGAAGCGGGTGAAGGCAAGCGGTTCATTTTCAGACCAGGGAAAGTACAAGGAAACACCTATCAAATCATAA
- a CDS encoding DUF4181 domain-containing protein — MDLPFNPIIHILLIIIVYLCLVHLFHRGASRWFRVKKRKSFSSEYINAQHEKGDKFIRSVAVVTLLVGLIVAIMSDFESFFFRPYIIVALFFVIQQGWRAYMERKWLNDKRESTFTIVETGYHIILMISILTTYSWLY, encoded by the coding sequence ATGGATCTCCCATTCAACCCCATCATTCACATTCTCCTCATCATCATTGTTTACTTATGCCTCGTGCATCTATTTCACCGGGGGGCATCCAGATGGTTTAGGGTGAAGAAGAGAAAATCCTTTTCAAGCGAGTACATCAACGCCCAGCATGAAAAAGGGGATAAATTCATCAGATCTGTCGCTGTAGTGACATTACTGGTTGGGTTGATCGTGGCCATTATGAGTGATTTCGAATCCTTTTTCTTCAGACCTTATATCATCGTAGCCCTATTTTTCGTCATCCAACAAGGATGGAGAGCATATATGGAGAGAAAGTGGCTCAATGACAAACGTGAATCCACTTTTACAATCGTAGAAACCGGATATCATATCATTTTAATGATCAGTATTTTAACTACTTATAGCTGGCTATATTAG
- a CDS encoding PhzF family phenazine biosynthesis protein, whose translation MKSIHILHYDAFTNIPDKGNPAGVVLNGDKLSDHEMQSIAKKVGFNETAFPLMSGVADIKIRFFTPESEVNLCGHATIAALYALKTRGLLSDKPTLTIETKAGILPITISSGNGDGPLITMAQAKPQLVEYEGSKRILAQSIGLKEEDLHTDYPIMFGSTGKWTLLVPIHSLEAFTSMKPDHTLFPLVLSDIPQASIHPFCLETYDPEAHMHGRHFSAPSSGTTEDPVTGTASAVMGAYYARYIHPHHDGSLDLIVEQGQEIGKDGRVHVHIANHDGSLNVSITGRAVFVKALFV comes from the coding sequence ATGAAATCGATCCATATTCTTCATTATGATGCATTTACAAACATACCCGACAAAGGGAATCCGGCAGGGGTCGTATTGAACGGAGATAAGCTGAGCGATCATGAGATGCAAAGCATTGCAAAGAAAGTCGGGTTTAATGAGACAGCCTTTCCTCTAATGTCAGGTGTTGCTGATATAAAAATCCGATTTTTCACACCTGAATCAGAAGTGAATTTATGTGGGCACGCAACGATTGCTGCACTTTACGCATTAAAGACCCGGGGGCTGCTTAGTGACAAACCGACATTAACGATAGAAACAAAGGCGGGAATTCTCCCAATTACCATCTCTTCAGGGAATGGGGACGGACCACTTATTACGATGGCGCAGGCGAAACCGCAGTTGGTTGAGTATGAAGGTTCAAAAAGAATTTTGGCACAGTCTATTGGACTAAAAGAGGAAGATTTACACACTGACTATCCGATTATGTTTGGGAGTACGGGAAAATGGACGTTGCTCGTTCCTATTCATTCTCTGGAAGCCTTTACCTCTATGAAACCGGATCATACATTGTTCCCCCTCGTACTATCCGACATACCACAGGCATCGATCCATCCATTTTGCCTTGAAACATATGATCCGGAAGCCCATATGCACGGTCGGCACTTTTCGGCCCCGTCGTCAGGTACAACTGAAGATCCGGTAACGGGTACGGCCTCTGCCGTCATGGGCGCTTATTATGCCCGGTACATCCATCCGCATCATGATGGCTCCCTTGACCTCATTGTTGAGCAAGGACAGGAAATAGGTAAGGATGGACGGGTGCACGTACATATTGCGAATCATGACGGTTCTCTGAATGTCTCCATTACTGGAAGGGCTGTATTTGTAAAGGCTCTTTTCGTGTAA
- a CDS encoding MFS transporter, whose amino-acid sequence MGNKIEIPTISIIGLLALSIVFGWFRYGFGLLLPKFKEDFNLSASVLGIISSLTFLSFLVGALIVIILVSRKGSRPVILAGIFAVSTGLLMAAITHNSMIFAIGCTIAGLSPGLTWSSFSNSVKQHVKERIQNRSLSIISTGSTVGLVMISSYYLLTDGEWRLIWATGGIIGFVILVWGYRAIPVLKDKQTSGDRKQINVRAFMTNQSKPLFLASLLFGISEATYWTYSADFVQENFTISHANAIFFLVAGVGGIAGLWAGDFINKFGYKVSFVFTVLLYSGSIALLFIAEDWLLVCISGLLFGCSFMIYAAYLAIWSSKVFPSMPAQGFSFSIVLLNIGAIIGPAVFGAILAFVAYKWIFLMVGIIASLKVMLFPVTEETA is encoded by the coding sequence ATGGGGAATAAGATAGAAATACCAACAATATCCATCATTGGATTATTGGCTTTATCGATTGTTTTTGGTTGGTTCAGATATGGATTTGGTTTATTATTGCCAAAATTCAAGGAAGATTTTAACCTATCTGCTTCTGTACTGGGTATTATCTCCAGTTTAACGTTTCTATCTTTTTTAGTAGGAGCTCTAATTGTTATAATCCTGGTATCACGAAAAGGCTCTCGTCCTGTGATCCTTGCAGGCATTTTTGCAGTATCAACAGGATTGTTGATGGCTGCAATAACACATAACAGCATGATCTTTGCTATTGGATGTACGATTGCAGGATTAAGTCCTGGATTAACGTGGTCATCATTTTCAAACAGTGTAAAACAGCACGTGAAGGAAAGAATCCAGAATCGATCTCTTTCAATCATCAGTACCGGTTCTACCGTAGGGTTAGTGATGATTTCTTCATATTATCTTCTGACAGATGGAGAATGGAGATTGATCTGGGCAACCGGAGGAATAATCGGTTTTGTGATTTTAGTATGGGGATATCGAGCTATTCCAGTTCTCAAAGATAAGCAGACTAGTGGGGATCGTAAACAGATTAATGTTAGGGCATTCATGACCAATCAATCTAAACCGCTTTTTTTGGCTTCACTTTTATTTGGAATCAGTGAAGCAACTTATTGGACATATTCGGCAGACTTTGTTCAGGAGAACTTCACGATAAGTCATGCCAACGCCATTTTCTTTCTAGTTGCAGGTGTCGGAGGGATTGCCGGACTGTGGGCAGGTGACTTCATAAACAAGTTTGGTTATAAAGTGAGTTTTGTTTTTACTGTTCTTCTTTATTCAGGGAGCATAGCATTACTCTTTATAGCTGAAGATTGGTTACTCGTTTGCATATCCGGACTATTGTTTGGTTGCTCATTTATGATTTATGCAGCTTATCTGGCTATTTGGAGTTCAAAGGTGTTCCCTTCAATGCCGGCCCAAGGTTTCAGTTTCAGTATTGTGCTACTAAATATCGGTGCCATCATAGGACCAGCCGTATTCGGTGCCATTTTAGCATTTGTCGCATATAAATGGATATTCTTGATGGTAGGAATAATAGCTTCTCTGAAAGTCATGCTATTCCCGGTAACCGAGGAGACTGCATAA
- a CDS encoding YunG family protein — protein MGVVSIVSNSFHKLELPERITYLQNTFQKTWSIHSSTKWIKSNPAKGQCGVTSLVANDVLGGEILKTPMTEGWHYYNRFEGCRHDFTSSQFQKPVEYEDIPSSREEAFTDTTIEQYSYLRGLVLLELTTINQPEES, from the coding sequence ATGGGGGTGGTTTCAATCGTATCAAATAGTTTTCACAAACTAGAATTACCTGAACGGATTACATATTTACAAAACACCTTCCAAAAAACCTGGTCCATCCACTCCAGCACAAAATGGATTAAAAGTAATCCAGCCAAAGGACAATGCGGGGTAACAAGCCTGGTTGCAAATGATGTATTGGGAGGAGAAATCCTTAAAACCCCAATGACTGAAGGATGGCACTATTACAACCGATTTGAAGGCTGTCGACATGATTTCACTTCCTCTCAATTTCAAAAGCCAGTGGAATACGAAGACATCCCTTCAAGCAGGGAAGAAGCTTTTACCGATACTACGATTGAGCAATATTCTTATTTAAGAGGGTTGGTGTTGCTTGAATTGACGACTATTAACCAGCCGGAGGAGAGCTAA
- a CDS encoding RNA polymerase sigma factor, translated as MFINETKAAAIFNEYRDYVYRTALLLTRSRSLADDITQETFIKILSNYDTYDPARPIKPWIYTITMNVAKTVMKKQKILKCLSFFSDDLSPNHIDSVEEVFQKETEVHELWEVVNSLSWKSKEIIILHFYSELTLKECAHVLGIPVGTAKSRLHTALKQLRKLELKKKIDFSEAGLYEKG; from the coding sequence GTGTTCATCAACGAAACCAAAGCCGCCGCCATCTTCAACGAATATAGAGACTATGTGTACAGAACTGCCCTCTTGCTGACCAGGTCGAGAAGTCTGGCGGATGATATCACGCAAGAAACCTTCATTAAAATCTTGAGTAACTACGATACATACGACCCGGCGAGGCCGATCAAGCCTTGGATTTATACGATCACCATGAATGTTGCCAAGACTGTCATGAAAAAACAGAAAATCTTGAAATGTTTATCATTCTTTTCTGATGATCTGTCGCCGAATCATATCGATTCAGTTGAAGAGGTTTTTCAGAAGGAAACAGAAGTGCATGAACTGTGGGAAGTGGTCAACTCCCTTTCCTGGAAGAGTAAAGAGATCATCATTCTCCATTTTTACTCGGAGCTGACCTTAAAGGAGTGTGCTCATGTTCTCGGGATTCCGGTTGGGACAGCGAAATCTCGGCTACACACGGCACTGAAGCAATTAAGGAAGCTTGAATTAAAGAAGAAAATTGATTTTTCCGAGGCGGGATTATATGAAAAAGGATGA